Proteins from a single region of Sandaracinaceae bacterium:
- a CDS encoding STAS/SEC14 domain-containing protein, protein MVYPVATAQPTPSFGAIRCFIRPGEPRLVEFTYADGFTIDDFRGAMEFVARYTGQHRPIAILSEVRGTVPAGAADRRRMADIVRDHDQAAGHNICASAVVTDSTLMRGVLTAVSWIHATPYELRAFSDDDQARAWLRERLAGSQRG, encoded by the coding sequence ATGGTGTACCCCGTCGCGACTGCTCAGCCGACCCCGTCCTTCGGCGCGATCCGCTGCTTCATTCGGCCGGGTGAACCCCGGCTCGTCGAGTTCACGTACGCGGACGGCTTCACCATCGACGACTTCCGTGGGGCGATGGAGTTCGTCGCGCGCTACACGGGGCAGCACCGTCCGATCGCCATTCTGAGCGAGGTGCGAGGGACTGTCCCAGCCGGCGCGGCCGACCGTCGTCGTATGGCGGACATCGTGCGGGACCACGACCAAGCCGCAGGCCACAACATCTGCGCGTCTGCCGTGGTGACCGACAGCACGCTGATGCGGGGCGTGCTGACCGCCGTGAGCTGGATCCACGCCACGCCGTACGAGCTGCGCGCGTTCTCGGACGATGACCAGGCCCGCGCGTGGCTGCGAGAGCGCCTCGCCGGGAGTCAGCGCGGGTAG
- the dacB gene encoding D-alanyl-D-alanine carboxypeptidase/D-alanyl-D-alanine-endopeptidase has translation MLYRNGWVAMLVLLFCASLSHDTGSAQSDALAGRLQAIVDAADLGSGVGVHVIDVTSGRQLFDHAGSVPRNPASNMKLVTAAGALLRLGPGHQMMTGLYGRVTDGVVDTLVLRGFGDPTLRMSDLVELCERLQDRGVRTVRNIIVDNSYFDDQHLPPAFEQQPNETAAFRAPISAAPVERNAYIINVLPGAAPGQAARVRLAAAGYFALDAQIETVAEGASRVIAVQRARDDGQMSLRLRGSVPANGLPSSFRRRVEDPIGYAGHALAEALERSGIRGPRNVQQGTPPDGLALLASRYSPTLAQLLHDVGKDSDNFVAETVLKVMAAEDRRPGTSQHGTELLQAMLADAGVPAGAATIVNGSGLFNGNAIAPSHLTAVLRHAYMNPAVRGEYLAHLAIAGQDGTLHQRLTDLPAPGIVRAKTGTLNDVISLSGYVLGPDNGTVIAFSVIVNGARGRQHAARTLADDLVRAMARSLYPR, from the coding sequence ATGCTGTACCGGAACGGATGGGTCGCGATGCTGGTGCTCCTCTTCTGCGCCTCGCTCAGTCACGACACCGGGAGCGCCCAGAGCGACGCGCTCGCGGGCCGCTTGCAGGCCATCGTGGACGCCGCCGACCTCGGCAGCGGCGTGGGGGTGCACGTCATCGACGTGACGTCGGGGCGACAGCTCTTCGATCATGCGGGCAGCGTTCCGCGCAACCCCGCCAGCAACATGAAGCTGGTCACCGCGGCGGGGGCGTTGCTGCGGCTGGGGCCCGGGCACCAGATGATGACGGGGCTGTACGGCCGTGTCACGGACGGCGTGGTCGACACGCTCGTGCTGCGCGGCTTCGGCGACCCGACGCTGCGTATGAGCGACCTGGTGGAGCTGTGCGAGCGCCTGCAGGACCGCGGCGTGCGCACGGTGCGCAACATCATCGTCGACAACAGCTACTTCGACGACCAGCACCTCCCGCCCGCGTTCGAGCAGCAGCCCAACGAGACGGCCGCCTTCCGTGCGCCCATCTCGGCGGCACCCGTGGAGCGGAACGCGTACATCATCAACGTGCTCCCGGGTGCGGCGCCGGGTCAGGCCGCCCGGGTCCGACTGGCGGCCGCCGGGTACTTCGCGCTCGACGCGCAGATCGAGACCGTGGCCGAAGGTGCTTCGCGCGTCATCGCCGTGCAGCGCGCGCGCGACGACGGCCAGATGAGTCTGCGGCTGCGCGGGAGCGTCCCGGCCAACGGGTTGCCGTCCAGCTTCCGCCGGCGCGTGGAGGACCCCATTGGCTATGCGGGTCACGCCCTGGCCGAGGCCCTGGAGCGCTCCGGGATCCGTGGCCCGCGCAACGTGCAGCAGGGCACCCCGCCAGACGGCCTGGCCCTCCTCGCGAGCCGCTACTCCCCCACCCTGGCGCAGCTCCTCCACGACGTGGGCAAGGACAGCGACAACTTCGTGGCAGAGACCGTGCTCAAGGTGATGGCCGCCGAGGACCGTCGGCCGGGCACTAGCCAGCACGGCACCGAGCTGCTGCAAGCCATGCTCGCCGACGCGGGTGTGCCGGCCGGGGCTGCCACCATCGTGAACGGCTCGGGCCTGTTCAACGGCAACGCCATCGCGCCCTCGCACCTGACGGCCGTGCTGCGCCACGCCTACATGAACCCCGCCGTACGCGGTGAGTACCTGGCGCACCTGGCCATCGCCGGCCAGGACGGAACGCTGCACCAACGCCTGACCGATCTGCCCGCCCCGGGCATCGTGCGCGCCAAGACCGGCACCCTGAACGACGTCATCAGCCTGAGCGGCTACGTCCTCGGGCCGGACAACGGAACGGTCATCGCATTCAGCGTGATCGTGAACGGGGCGCGAGGAAGGCAGCACGCCGCACGCACGCTGGCGGATGACCTGGTGCGCGCGATGGCGCGCTCGCTCTACCCGCGCTGA
- a CDS encoding ABC transporter substrate-binding protein, producing MDEVDDAFVVLVDRDVEQLDPRFVSDPNGLRVSRLLFASLVTIDPHTLEPIMDLAESVELESDTRYVVRLREGLRFSDGTPLDATDVVATFESVVDPALGARHAHAYRRITRVAARDARTVVFDLDAPHATFLTDLELPVLRSEDRARRVGDQGEAAPVGAGPYVLVERAPGRVTLRANPHWHGGEVRRERVRVVTVRDDNTRALRLRAGAASLAQGVVPPILLPLVEDEPAYELRRAPGIGTTYLGFHTEDPALRDVRVRRALAHATDREALVRAELEGYARVASSFIPEQHWASVSELAAYPYAPERARELLREAGFPDTADGTPRLRLTIRTGSDRARISIARAIAAMWREVGVELTVRPSETGTLIADLDRGRFQVCMLQLPEVIEPHVLSWFFGSDHIPRDGHPGANRWRFRSAALDEALERGRVHAERPMRQAAYRDVARVLASELPAFPLWHDDMVAVVRRSDPYRVPRDGRFSGLAR from the coding sequence GTGGACGAGGTCGACGACGCGTTCGTGGTGCTCGTCGACCGCGACGTGGAGCAGCTGGATCCACGCTTCGTGTCCGACCCGAACGGGCTCCGGGTGTCGCGGCTGCTCTTTGCCTCCCTGGTCACCATCGATCCACACACCCTCGAGCCGATCATGGACCTGGCGGAGTCGGTGGAGCTCGAGTCCGACACGCGCTACGTCGTGCGCCTGCGCGAGGGGCTGCGCTTCTCGGACGGTACCCCGCTCGACGCCACCGACGTGGTCGCCACCTTCGAGAGCGTCGTGGACCCCGCCTTGGGGGCACGCCACGCGCACGCCTACCGACGCATCACGCGAGTGGCCGCGCGCGACGCGCGTACGGTGGTGTTCGACCTGGATGCGCCCCACGCCACGTTCCTGACCGACCTGGAGCTGCCCGTGCTGCGCAGCGAGGACCGCGCCCGGCGCGTCGGCGACCAGGGGGAGGCGGCGCCCGTGGGGGCAGGGCCCTACGTGCTGGTGGAGCGAGCGCCGGGGCGGGTGACCCTCCGAGCGAACCCACACTGGCACGGTGGGGAGGTCCGCCGCGAGCGCGTGCGCGTGGTGACGGTGCGCGACGACAACACGCGGGCCCTCCGTCTCCGCGCCGGAGCGGCCTCGCTCGCGCAGGGGGTGGTGCCGCCCATCCTCCTGCCGCTGGTCGAGGACGAGCCCGCGTACGAGCTGCGGCGCGCGCCCGGGATTGGTACTACCTACCTGGGGTTCCACACGGAGGATCCGGCGCTCCGTGACGTGCGGGTTCGTCGAGCGCTCGCGCACGCCACGGACCGCGAGGCGCTCGTGCGCGCCGAGCTCGAGGGCTACGCGCGCGTGGCCAGCAGCTTCATCCCCGAGCAGCACTGGGCGTCGGTGTCCGAGCTCGCGGCGTATCCCTACGCACCCGAGCGCGCCCGTGAGCTGCTGCGTGAGGCTGGGTTCCCAGACACGGCGGACGGCACCCCGCGCCTGCGCCTCACGATTCGCACGGGCTCGGACCGGGCGCGCATCAGCATCGCGCGGGCCATCGCGGCCATGTGGCGCGAGGTGGGGGTCGAGCTGACGGTGCGCCCGAGCGAGACGGGCACGCTCATCGCGGACCTGGACCGGGGCCGCTTTCAGGTGTGCATGCTGCAACTCCCCGAGGTGATCGAGCCACACGTGCTGAGCTGGTTCTTCGGCAGCGACCACATCCCGCGCGACGGGCACCCGGGCGCGAACCGCTGGCGCTTCCGCTCCGCCGCGCTGGACGAGGCTCTGGAGCGCGGCCGCGTGCATGCCGAGCGCCCGATGCGACAGGCCGCCTATCGGGACGTCGCGCGCGTGCTGGCGAGTGAGCTGCCCGCGTTCCCTTTGTGGCACGACGACATGGTGGCCGTCGTGCGTCGCTCCGACCCGTATCGGGTCCCGCGCGACGGGCGCTTCTCGGGGCTCGCGCGCTGA
- a CDS encoding PaaI family thioesterase codes for MEVSGQIQFTVTSQTPDEVVSEMPIQPGVLNPYGTVHAGATLWFADVTATLLVLAGVETSAGMKGFPLAINLSANLAGNAREGKFIARSTYVKRGQSVSIVRTTVSDAAGKLIADVTTSHVASR; via the coding sequence ATGGAAGTCTCCGGTCAGATCCAGTTCACCGTGACGTCGCAGACCCCCGACGAGGTCGTGTCGGAGATGCCGATCCAGCCCGGCGTGCTGAACCCCTACGGCACCGTGCACGCGGGAGCCACGCTTTGGTTCGCGGACGTGACCGCCACGCTACTCGTCCTCGCAGGCGTCGAGACCAGCGCGGGCATGAAGGGCTTCCCGCTGGCCATCAACCTCAGCGCGAACCTCGCCGGCAACGCGCGCGAGGGGAAGTTCATCGCGCGATCCACCTACGTGAAGCGCGGTCAGAGCGTGAGCATCGTGCGCACCACCGTCAGCGATGCAGCCGGCAAGCTCATCGCGGACGTCACGACCAGCCACGTCGCGTCGCGGTAG